From the genome of Maribacter algicola, one region includes:
- the hisIE gene encoding bifunctional phosphoribosyl-AMP cyclohydrolase/phosphoribosyl-ATP diphosphatase HisIE, whose translation MKADFKKNTDGLVPAIIQDARTKNVLMLGYMNEEALQKTQESGKVTFYSRTKERLWTKGEESGNFLHVVSIKNDCDNDTLLIYVNPVGPTCHTGSDTCWNEENTSSFGFFSELENTIAQRRKAAKGDASYVASLFEKGINKIAQKVGEEAVETVIEAMDDKDDLFLYESADLLFHYLILLQAKGFTLKDIESELMKRKK comes from the coding sequence ATGAAAGCTGATTTTAAAAAGAATACGGACGGACTTGTTCCTGCCATCATCCAAGATGCCAGAACAAAAAATGTGCTCATGTTGGGCTATATGAACGAAGAAGCCTTGCAAAAGACCCAAGAAAGTGGAAAAGTTACTTTTTATAGCCGAACCAAGGAACGTCTGTGGACCAAAGGCGAGGAAAGCGGAAATTTTCTGCACGTGGTGAGCATTAAGAACGATTGTGATAACGACACGCTTTTGATTTATGTCAATCCGGTTGGACCTACCTGCCATACCGGAAGCGATACCTGTTGGAACGAGGAAAATACTTCTAGTTTTGGTTTCTTTTCAGAATTGGAAAATACGATTGCGCAACGTAGGAAAGCGGCCAAAGGCGATGCCTCTTATGTGGCATCCCTTTTTGAAAAGGGCATCAACAAAATTGCCCAAAAAGTAGGGGAGGAGGCTGTTGAAACCGTTATAGAGGCCATGGATGATAAGGATGACCTGTTTCTTTACGAAAGTGCCGATTTGCTTTTTCACTATTTGATTCTATTACAGGCGAAAGGATTTACCTTGAAGGATATTGAATCCGAGTTGATGAAGCGAAAAAAGTAA
- a CDS encoding aspartate/glutamate racemase family protein, producing the protein MKKIGLIGGITWQSTQLYYRYLNEAVNKALGESHSCKLILESVDFQEISEKQSRGDWESLNTDFAEIGKRLENAGAEIILIGANTMHLCADSIKESTSIPLLHIAEATGESIVTQGLDKVLLLGTKYTMALDFYKDILKNQFGITTMVPSETDQELVHNIIYTQLAKGIILPDSRKEYQAIIGKAEELGAQGVILGCTEIPLLIQQEHCNIPTFDTTQIHANEAVKFALAK; encoded by the coding sequence ATGAAAAAAATTGGACTAATTGGTGGTATCACGTGGCAATCCACGCAATTATATTATCGGTATTTAAACGAAGCCGTGAATAAAGCCCTTGGCGAATCGCATTCCTGTAAGTTAATACTGGAGTCAGTCGATTTTCAAGAAATATCCGAAAAGCAAAGTAGGGGAGATTGGGAATCATTGAATACCGACTTTGCGGAAATTGGAAAGCGATTGGAAAATGCAGGGGCAGAGATTATTCTAATCGGTGCCAACACCATGCATCTTTGTGCGGACAGCATCAAGGAAAGTACCAGTATACCACTATTGCATATAGCGGAAGCCACTGGGGAGTCCATTGTAACCCAAGGATTGGACAAAGTTCTCTTGTTGGGTACCAAATACACCATGGCGCTTGATTTTTATAAGGATATCCTGAAGAATCAATTTGGAATAACGACCATGGTTCCCAGTGAAACGGACCAAGAGTTGGTTCATAACATCATTTACACGCAACTCGCAAAAGGGATAATCTTGCCTGATTCCAGAAAGGAGTACCAAGCCATTATAGGTAAAGCGGAAGAACTTGGGGCACAAGGAGTAATTTTAGGCTGCACGGAAATCCCGCTGTTAATACAACAGGAACATTGCAATATTCCTACCTTTGATACGACACAAATACATGCAAATGAGGCCGTGAAATTTGCACTGGCCAAATAG
- the hisF gene encoding imidazole glycerol phosphate synthase subunit HisF, with translation MLAKRIIPCLDIKDGRTVKGVNFVDLRDAGDPVELAEIYSMEGADELVFLDISATEQKRKTLADLVYHVAEKVSIPFTVGGGISSVEDVDILLQNGADKVSINSSAVKNPQLINDLVAKFGSQCIVVAIDAKQIEGEWTVHLVGGKVPTKRKLFEWAKEVEERGAGEILFTSMDHDGTKDGFANKALARLSNELNIPIIASGGAGTMHHFTDTFKEGKADAALAASVFHFKEINIKDLKKELNKQGIPVRI, from the coding sequence ATGCTTGCAAAAAGAATCATACCCTGTTTGGACATCAAGGACGGAAGAACCGTAAAGGGCGTCAATTTTGTAGATTTAAGAGATGCGGGAGACCCTGTGGAATTAGCGGAAATCTATAGCATGGAAGGTGCCGATGAGTTGGTTTTCTTGGATATTTCTGCAACGGAGCAAAAAAGGAAAACCTTGGCGGATTTGGTGTACCATGTAGCCGAAAAGGTGAGTATTCCCTTTACGGTAGGTGGTGGAATATCCTCTGTGGAGGACGTAGATATTTTGCTTCAGAATGGAGCGGATAAGGTGTCCATAAATTCCTCCGCAGTTAAGAATCCCCAATTGATCAACGACCTGGTGGCCAAATTCGGCTCCCAATGCATCGTTGTGGCAATCGATGCCAAACAGATAGAAGGAGAATGGACTGTGCATTTAGTTGGCGGAAAGGTCCCCACGAAACGTAAGTTGTTTGAATGGGCAAAGGAAGTGGAAGAACGTGGAGCCGGGGAAATTTTGTTTACCTCCATGGATCATGATGGCACCAAGGATGGCTTTGCCAATAAGGCGTTGGCCCGGTTGTCCAATGAACTTAATATTCCTATAATTGCTTCGGGTGGTGCTGGAACGATGCATCATTTCACAGATACTTTTAAAGAAGGGAAGGCCGATGCAGCCTTGGCCGCCAGTGTATTTCATTTTAAAGAAATAAACATTAAGGATTTAAAGAAGGAATTAAACAAACAGGGAATCCCAGTTAGGATTTAG
- a CDS encoding DinB family protein has protein sequence MDKEAQLIEELVKNALFRMDESTRMIKKSLGNVTDNEIWKKPNDSLNSIGNLILHLCGNMTQYIISSLGEVDDVRNRDAEFQTKDGLTKEELIKKLENTVDDAKRVIFDTKPEQMVKIRSVQGFSFSGVGVILHAVEHFSYHTGQIAFWVKLLRDKDLGFYDGMDLNTKNG, from the coding sequence ATGGATAAGGAAGCACAATTAATAGAGGAGCTGGTCAAAAATGCCCTGTTCCGCATGGACGAAAGTACACGGATGATCAAAAAAAGTCTTGGAAACGTAACCGATAACGAAATTTGGAAAAAACCAAATGATTCCCTCAACAGTATCGGGAACCTTATCCTTCACCTATGTGGAAATATGACCCAATACATTATTTCTTCTTTGGGTGAAGTGGACGATGTGCGTAATAGGGATGCCGAGTTTCAAACCAAAGATGGGCTTACCAAGGAGGAATTGATTAAAAAATTGGAGAATACGGTGGATGATGCCAAAAGGGTCATTTTTGACACCAAGCCGGAGCAAATGGTCAAGATTCGTTCCGTTCAAGGTTTTTCCTTTTCCGGGGTAGGAGTCATTCTGCATGCGGTGGAACATTTTTCCTACCACACGGGCCAAATTGCTTTTTGGGTAAAGCTTTTGAGGGATAAGGATCTAGGTTTTTATGATGGAATGGATTTGAATACTAAAAATGGATAA
- the hisA gene encoding 1-(5-phosphoribosyl)-5-[(5-phosphoribosylamino)methylideneamino]imidazole-4-carboxamide isomerase, whose protein sequence is MEIENSIPPLGAKGLRIIPAIDIIEGKCVRLSKGDYDTKKIYNENPLEVAKEFEAHGIQHLHLVDLDGAKSKHIVNHKVLEQIATNTNLKIDFGGGLKTDDDLRIAFESGASQITGGSIAVKNREVFLGWLNEHGSERIILGADAMEEKVAVSGWQEESTEDLIPFIQEYQKKGIRYVICTDISKDGMLQGPSFQLYEKIIGETSPENPIKLIASGGISTFDELPKLAELGCEGTIIGKAIYENRITLKQLEDFILKHG, encoded by the coding sequence ATGGAAATTGAAAACAGTATCCCCCCTTTGGGAGCTAAGGGGCTTCGGATAATCCCAGCCATAGATATCATAGAAGGTAAGTGTGTGCGTCTCTCCAAAGGAGATTATGATACCAAGAAAATCTATAATGAAAATCCTTTGGAAGTTGCCAAGGAGTTTGAGGCCCATGGTATACAACACCTGCATTTGGTAGATTTGGATGGAGCAAAATCCAAGCATATCGTAAACCATAAAGTTTTGGAACAAATAGCCACAAATACCAATTTGAAAATCGATTTTGGTGGTGGCTTAAAAACAGATGATGATTTGAGAATCGCCTTTGAAAGTGGTGCCAGTCAAATTACCGGTGGAAGCATAGCGGTAAAAAACAGGGAAGTATTTCTTGGTTGGCTGAATGAACATGGGTCGGAAAGAATAATTCTTGGAGCCGATGCCATGGAAGAAAAAGTGGCTGTTTCCGGATGGCAGGAAGAATCGACCGAAGACCTTATTCCTTTTATTCAGGAATATCAAAAGAAAGGTATTCGCTATGTGATCTGTACCGATATTTCCAAGGACGGAATGCTGCAAGGACCCTCGTTTCAACTCTATGAAAAAATAATTGGGGAAACGTCACCGGAAAATCCCATAAAGTTAATTGCTTCAGGTGGAATTTCAACTTTTGACGAGCTTCCAAAACTGGCGGAACTGGGCTGTGAGGGGACTATAATTGGTAAGGCCATATATGAAAATCGAATTACGTTGAAACAATTGGAGGATTTTATATTGAAACATGGATAA